CGCCAGCAAGTACACGACCATGTCCGCCAGAGTCTGCGACGAGGCCGCACTCTGCCGCAATTGCCCCGTTTCGTAGGCCCGGTGCAGCAGGTCGCGCACCGCGGGCAGCCATACGTCCACCCAGCACGCCCCTCCCCCGGGCCGCTCGCGGGCCAGGCGCACCGAGGACCGCACGACCGGGTCCTCGTCCAGGAGGCCGGCGAGGCCGACCGTCAGGCCGATCACCGCGTCGAGCTCGGGGCGCCGGACGAGCAGCCGCTCCACCAGGGCCCTGGTGATCGCCCCGCCCTCCTGCTCCACCGCGTCGGCCAAAGCCGCCTTCACGGGAAAATGAAAGGTCAGAGCCCCCATCGACACCGCGGCCGACGCACAGATGCGCGACAGCCGGGCGCCCCCGTACCCCACCTCGCCGAACTCCGCCGCCGCCGCCCTGACCAGCACGCTGCGGGTACGCACGGCCCTCTCCTGGAACACCACGCGCCTACTCCTCTCCCCTTGTCGCCGACGCCTCCCCGGTGCGGCGGGGGCGCGGGCGGGCCGCTCGCTCGCCGAGCGGCAGACAGCGCCGACGGGGAGACG
Above is a window of Streptomyces subrutilus DNA encoding:
- a CDS encoding helix-turn-helix domain-containing protein, with translation MRTRSVLVRAAAAEFGEVGYGGARLSRICASAAVSMGALTFHFPVKAALADAVEQEGGAITRALVERLLVRRPELDAVIGLTVGLAGLLDEDPVVRSSVRLARERPGGGACWVDVWLPAVRDLLHRAYETGQLRQSAASSQTLADMVVYLLAGAELQARVGAELAAGARHSTSDQLERIWRLVLSGVAAEPS